In Microbacterium binotii, one DNA window encodes the following:
- a CDS encoding DUF4012 domain-containing protein, translating to MAVQAMQVRDDLLGAKEEVAHLVELARSGDSSAVETAAQTVLSQTVRASDTANGPLWRMAAAVPGVGDNVRAVSAAADATRVLVERGLPPALDILAATDAGSLTLADGGVNLAPFQAAQRALPEISAALAEAKSMMADVRVDRVAGPVADALEQLTSAIDHAGPALELADKYLPTVLEMAGQSSPRDYLILFQNNAEARATGGNPAASFVLHVEGGRLEMTQQASATTFDIMQVSERVYLELPEENLALYSSEFNRAPQNYNYTPNFPTTARLFQTLWSRTMNLDVDGVISIDPVVLAYMLQVTGPISLETGEELSSANAVKVLLSDTYERFGNDGMAADAYFADVASRVFQRVVSGGWDPVAMFGALTQAAEDQRVYMWFPRDTDQALATELGLDGTLTADNSKTTQVGIFVNDASYGKLEYYLQKSVSVDCDPASGTIHTSMTLSSSAPTGGLSPYTLGQRNAAWGIPLTSMILNVLFFAPPGAEISATEPMRGDVQDWDRATTEEGHPAESRTIILPAGETRVVSFDFTLPPGASPISLRYTPGVNPTDVTIASSCAEMTASG from the coding sequence ATGGCGGTCCAAGCGATGCAGGTGCGTGACGACCTGCTGGGTGCGAAAGAAGAAGTCGCTCATCTCGTCGAACTGGCGCGCTCCGGCGACAGTTCGGCGGTCGAGACCGCCGCGCAGACCGTCCTCTCGCAGACGGTTCGCGCCTCCGACACAGCGAACGGCCCGCTTTGGCGTATGGCTGCGGCTGTGCCCGGGGTCGGTGACAACGTCCGCGCGGTGTCAGCAGCGGCAGACGCCACACGCGTTCTCGTCGAGCGGGGACTCCCTCCCGCGCTCGACATTCTTGCGGCCACGGATGCCGGTTCGTTGACGCTGGCCGATGGTGGCGTGAATCTGGCGCCGTTCCAGGCCGCTCAACGGGCATTGCCGGAGATTTCCGCAGCGCTCGCAGAGGCGAAATCGATGATGGCTGACGTGCGTGTCGATCGAGTGGCCGGCCCTGTTGCGGATGCACTGGAACAGCTCACTTCCGCTATCGACCATGCGGGACCCGCTCTCGAGTTGGCAGACAAGTATCTGCCGACCGTCCTCGAAATGGCGGGTCAATCAAGCCCCCGCGACTACCTGATCCTCTTCCAGAACAACGCCGAAGCGCGTGCGACGGGCGGCAACCCCGCGGCGAGTTTCGTCCTGCATGTCGAGGGCGGACGGCTCGAGATGACTCAGCAAGCGAGCGCGACGACCTTCGACATCATGCAGGTCTCTGAACGCGTCTATCTCGAGCTCCCGGAGGAGAACCTGGCGCTCTATTCGTCGGAGTTCAACCGGGCTCCGCAGAACTACAACTACACGCCCAACTTCCCGACGACCGCGAGACTCTTCCAGACGCTCTGGTCGCGAACGATGAATCTGGACGTGGACGGCGTGATCTCGATCGATCCCGTCGTGCTCGCCTACATGCTGCAAGTGACCGGGCCGATCAGCTTGGAGACGGGGGAGGAGCTGTCTTCGGCCAACGCGGTGAAGGTCCTCCTCAGCGATACGTATGAACGTTTCGGAAATGACGGAATGGCAGCGGATGCCTACTTCGCAGACGTCGCCTCCCGGGTCTTCCAGCGCGTCGTGTCCGGCGGCTGGGACCCGGTGGCGATGTTCGGGGCACTGACGCAGGCGGCCGAGGATCAGCGCGTCTACATGTGGTTCCCGCGCGACACCGATCAGGCGCTCGCGACCGAACTGGGCCTCGATGGAACGCTCACCGCCGACAACTCGAAGACCACGCAGGTCGGCATCTTCGTCAACGATGCGTCGTACGGAAAGCTCGAGTACTACCTCCAGAAGTCCGTCTCGGTGGACTGCGACCCGGCCTCCGGGACGATCCACACATCCATGACGTTGTCGAGTTCAGCGCCTACGGGCGGTCTCAGCCCGTACACGCTCGGTCAGCGAAACGCCGCTTGGGGTATTCCCCTGACCAGCATGATTCTCAATGTGCTGTTCTTCGCGCCTCCGGGGGCGGAGATATCGGCCACAGAGCCGATGCGCGGCGATGTGCAGGATTGGGACCGAGCGACGACCGAAGAAGGACACCCGGCTGAGAGCCGAACGATCATCCTTCCTGCGGGCGAGACGCGGGTCGTTTCTTTCGACTTCACGCTCCCTCCCGGCGCTAGCCCGATCTCACTCCGCTACACACCCGGGGTCAACCCGACGGACGTGACCATCGCCAGCTCGTGTGCCGAGATGACTGCGTCCGGCTGA
- a CDS encoding glycosyltransferase family 2 protein produces the protein MLYEGVDVLTRTLPQLFAALADRGVPAVVVDNSATSEPRSVVTALAEATGCDVTYVARPDNPGFAASANECIALSRSDWVFLVNADVHVDGEHLDAIVQHAEAKRGQNPTAVSLVTDGRHTCGVELDGIGYFSDRPIPSRLLCLGPSGGAAIFNRAQFLAYGGFREDLFAWGEDADLALRMWTDGVVTDELHLGLVHVGGHSLSGVSGLRRKARWLARNRLYMLRADYSRTAQLTLGVAQVALMIANGVRKISTRTAVAHFAGMIDGLSNSGQASPAQTPARRMDVATFRSYRSGSPTRSDSRAR, from the coding sequence GTGCTGTACGAGGGGGTCGATGTTCTGACGCGGACACTGCCTCAACTGTTCGCCGCGTTGGCAGATCGTGGCGTTCCCGCTGTCGTGGTCGACAACTCCGCCACGAGCGAGCCACGCAGCGTTGTGACCGCTCTCGCGGAGGCGACGGGGTGCGATGTGACCTACGTCGCGCGCCCTGACAACCCCGGCTTCGCGGCTTCCGCGAACGAGTGCATCGCGCTGTCGCGCAGCGACTGGGTGTTCTTGGTCAACGCTGATGTCCACGTAGACGGCGAGCATCTCGATGCGATCGTGCAGCATGCCGAAGCGAAGCGCGGGCAGAACCCGACTGCTGTCTCGTTGGTCACGGACGGCCGTCACACCTGTGGCGTCGAACTCGACGGGATCGGCTACTTCTCTGACCGCCCGATACCCAGCCGTCTTCTCTGCCTCGGTCCCAGCGGGGGCGCGGCAATCTTCAACCGAGCCCAGTTCTTGGCATACGGCGGATTTCGGGAGGACCTCTTCGCGTGGGGCGAGGATGCCGACCTTGCGTTGCGGATGTGGACGGACGGCGTCGTGACAGACGAGCTTCATCTCGGACTCGTTCATGTGGGCGGTCACTCGTTGTCGGGCGTGTCGGGGCTGCGGCGTAAGGCTCGTTGGCTGGCGCGCAACCGCCTGTACATGCTCAGGGCCGACTACAGCCGAACCGCCCAGCTGACGCTCGGTGTCGCGCAGGTCGCGCTGATGATCGCGAACGGCGTGCGAAAGATCTCGACGCGTACGGCAGTCGCGCACTTCGCGGGAATGATCGATGGTCTATCGAACTCGGGTCAGGCGTCCCCTGCTCAGACTCCGGCCCGTCGCATGGATGTCGCTACGTTCCGTTCGTACCGGTCGGGTTCTCCGACCCGGAGCGATTCGCGCGCCAGATGA
- a CDS encoding glycosyltransferase — MNSAPWLSIITATYNAADTVAQLRDSIAAQSFRSFEWLVQDGGSSDETLQLLEEDRETTNLRVESEPDKGIYDAFNKAIQRATGQYVLFLGADDLLNDDLVLSDLHEAVAQSDRTPGLVLGTAVYPSGESMTSRLGWKTRILNTVHHQAVLYRRDLFRDFSYDISNRIIADYELNLIAHLTSLSTLQTTRVIAKCGDDGISRTTNEYQLYRDMHILRTRHISRLSSRMYWAIGIANVTRRAIGRRND; from the coding sequence ATGAATTCAGCTCCGTGGCTGTCCATCATCACCGCGACCTACAACGCAGCAGACACCGTCGCGCAGTTGCGTGACAGCATCGCAGCGCAGTCGTTCCGTTCATTCGAGTGGCTCGTACAGGATGGCGGTTCATCGGACGAGACGCTGCAACTCCTCGAGGAGGATCGAGAGACGACAAATCTGCGGGTCGAGTCCGAGCCGGACAAAGGAATCTATGACGCCTTCAACAAGGCGATCCAACGCGCAACCGGCCAGTACGTCCTCTTCCTGGGCGCAGACGATCTACTCAACGACGATCTCGTGCTGAGCGACCTGCACGAAGCTGTCGCGCAGAGCGACCGCACCCCCGGTCTTGTGCTGGGGACAGCGGTCTACCCGTCCGGCGAGTCGATGACGTCGCGACTCGGGTGGAAGACCAGAATTCTCAACACGGTCCACCATCAGGCCGTTCTCTACCGGCGCGACCTCTTCCGGGACTTCTCGTACGACATAAGCAACAGGATCATCGCGGATTACGAACTGAACCTGATCGCACACCTCACCTCCCTGTCCACATTGCAGACCACTCGGGTGATCGCGAAGTGCGGCGACGACGGTATCAGCCGGACGACGAACGAGTATCAGCTCTATCGCGATATGCACATTCTGCGCACGCGCCACATCAGTCGCTTGAGTTCTCGCATGTACTGGGCCATCGGCATCGCAAACGTGACCCGTCGGGCCATCGGTCGGCGCAATGATTGA
- a CDS encoding VanZ family protein — MSAHETEALLEQWGRSDSSTRKPAPSRLRLGIALAGLIAYIGVVLAATLSPTPLDAGYDVAIERFLGVLHRNGIPEWFGYSKLEFTANIAMFVPLGFLLALALPRKAVWAVILMIPAFSGAIELFQATFLAARFASVLDVVANTTGGYLGAILAIMLRAVVDARDRKLIARALWEHRVR; from the coding sequence ATGTCTGCGCACGAGACAGAAGCTCTGCTGGAGCAGTGGGGACGGAGCGACTCGTCCACGCGTAAGCCCGCTCCCAGCCGACTGCGTCTCGGTATCGCGCTGGCGGGTCTGATCGCCTACATCGGCGTCGTACTCGCTGCCACGCTGTCGCCGACGCCCTTGGATGCCGGCTATGACGTCGCCATCGAACGCTTCCTGGGCGTGCTGCATCGAAACGGCATCCCCGAGTGGTTCGGCTACAGCAAGCTGGAGTTCACGGCGAACATCGCCATGTTCGTGCCGCTCGGGTTCCTGCTCGCGCTTGCTCTTCCCCGCAAGGCGGTGTGGGCTGTCATCCTCATGATCCCGGCGTTCTCGGGCGCGATCGAGCTCTTTCAGGCCACCTTCCTCGCCGCGCGTTTCGCCTCGGTGCTCGATGTCGTCGCGAACACCACGGGAGGCTACCTGGGCGCGATCCTCGCGATCATGCTTCGCGCCGTCGTCGATGCCCGCGACCGCAAGCTCATCGCCCGTGCCCTCTGGGAGCACAGGGTGCGCTGA
- a CDS encoding sugar transferase, which yields MEQQEAAGVVADAPSRSLKWPRRYAGRLLFSDFAVVVATLSAYALWLPEAADNLDWPGGPTVPYWVVVVVVGVIWLLTLDAVDSRDRHIVGHGFTEYQRIIRASLFAFGLILAACFFLRIDLARSLFLFALPVGAALLILSRWVWRQWLRRQQRHTRYVHRAVVIGSPAKVAHVVRMIHTTEGTGIAIVGAVTDAGLGPRIGPVPVLGTFDDTEAVVDSVRADTVIAAGSDDLDPKTMRRLGWAMAERDVDWVVAPALTDVAGPRIHARPVAGLPLVHVSFPKLDGAKRFLKRAFDIVGSGVLIVAASPLMLVVAIAVKAESRGPLIYRQERIGRLGQPFGMIKFRSMVANADDQLASLLDLQGTTDEPLFKVVNDPRITRVGRFIRKHSIDELPQLFNVFAGDMSLVGPRPQRHAEVALYDEAAHRRLLVKPGMSGLWQVSGRSSLSWEDAIRLDLYYVENWSFTQDVIILFRTVRAVLAPGKTAH from the coding sequence GTGGAACAGCAGGAGGCCGCAGGGGTGGTGGCTGACGCTCCTTCCCGTTCGCTGAAATGGCCTCGCCGCTACGCAGGCAGGCTGCTGTTCAGCGACTTCGCCGTCGTGGTGGCGACTCTGAGCGCCTACGCGCTCTGGCTGCCCGAGGCGGCTGACAACCTCGACTGGCCCGGAGGCCCGACCGTTCCCTATTGGGTGGTCGTCGTGGTCGTCGGCGTCATCTGGCTCCTCACCCTCGATGCCGTCGACTCCCGCGATCGGCACATCGTCGGGCACGGCTTCACCGAGTACCAGCGGATCATCCGCGCATCCCTCTTCGCGTTCGGACTCATCCTCGCGGCCTGCTTCTTCCTCCGCATCGACCTGGCGCGTTCGCTCTTCCTGTTCGCGCTGCCCGTGGGGGCGGCGCTTCTGATTCTCTCGCGCTGGGTATGGCGCCAGTGGCTGCGACGGCAGCAGCGCCACACTCGATACGTTCACCGCGCCGTGGTCATCGGATCTCCGGCCAAGGTCGCGCACGTCGTCCGCATGATCCACACGACCGAAGGCACCGGGATCGCCATTGTCGGTGCGGTGACCGACGCGGGTCTCGGCCCGCGCATCGGACCCGTCCCGGTTCTGGGGACCTTCGACGACACGGAAGCCGTGGTGGACTCTGTTCGTGCTGACACCGTCATCGCTGCGGGGTCGGATGACCTGGACCCCAAGACGATGCGCCGGCTGGGGTGGGCCATGGCGGAGCGCGACGTCGACTGGGTGGTCGCTCCGGCTCTGACCGACGTCGCAGGTCCCCGCATCCACGCGCGTCCTGTCGCGGGGCTGCCCCTCGTGCATGTCTCCTTCCCGAAACTGGACGGCGCCAAGCGCTTCCTCAAGCGGGCATTCGACATCGTCGGTTCGGGAGTGCTCATCGTGGCCGCGTCACCCCTCATGCTCGTCGTGGCGATCGCCGTGAAGGCAGAGAGCCGCGGGCCACTCATCTACCGCCAGGAGCGCATCGGCCGGTTGGGGCAGCCCTTCGGGATGATCAAGTTCCGCTCCATGGTCGCGAACGCGGACGACCAGCTCGCCTCGCTGCTCGATCTGCAGGGGACGACGGATGAGCCGCTGTTCAAGGTGGTCAACGATCCGCGGATCACCCGCGTCGGGCGCTTCATCCGCAAGCACTCCATCGACGAACTGCCCCAACTGTTCAACGTCTTCGCGGGCGACATGAGCCTGGTGGGTCCGCGCCCCCAGCGTCACGCCGAGGTGGCGCTCTACGACGAGGCTGCGCACCGTCGACTTCTGGTCAAGCCCGGTATGAGCGGCCTGTGGCAGGTGAGCGGCCGCTCATCGCTCTCGTGGGAGGACGCGATCCGCCTCGACCTGTACTACGTCGAGAACTGGTCGTTCACCCAAGACGTCATCATCTTGTTCCGCACCGTGCGGGCGGTACTCGCCCCGGGCAAGACCGCCCACTGA
- a CDS encoding glycosyltransferase: protein MPEELDGHPQANVITVLHNSAPTLTDYFAGLEAQRDHIAQVVLVDNGSTDGTAEIARRHAETSGLAVTVVSNDNAGFAGGYAAGGPLVADQDLPTLCLNPDVRLGASVLRICLDALAGDHSVAIVTAPLQLPDGSMDPASVRRHPSLAGAAVYAALGKLTPGRLKYNRVAPAETPGVHPYVIEATTGALMLVSPRFRRARDGIFDTDYWMYGEDLQLCIDAHSEGMTVLMVDAPPSLHVKGVSSGLPRKPRSNVEFHRAMYLYFVKNMHPSVAMRVFVRVAVTGRLLVSLALSAATRGVRELRKNRGLRA, encoded by the coding sequence ATGCCCGAAGAGCTTGATGGACATCCGCAGGCGAACGTCATCACCGTGCTTCACAACTCGGCGCCGACGTTGACGGACTACTTTGCTGGGCTGGAAGCACAGCGCGACCACATCGCACAGGTGGTCCTCGTGGACAACGGCAGCACGGATGGCACCGCAGAGATCGCTCGTCGCCACGCCGAGACCTCTGGCCTAGCGGTGACGGTCGTCTCGAACGACAACGCGGGATTCGCCGGCGGATACGCTGCCGGGGGCCCACTGGTGGCAGATCAGGACCTGCCGACGCTCTGCTTGAACCCTGACGTGAGACTCGGTGCCTCGGTGCTGCGGATCTGCCTCGACGCCCTGGCTGGTGATCATTCTGTCGCTATCGTCACGGCGCCCCTACAGCTTCCGGACGGGAGCATGGACCCCGCTAGCGTTCGTCGACACCCCTCGTTGGCGGGAGCGGCGGTGTACGCGGCTCTGGGCAAACTGACTCCCGGACGACTGAAATACAACCGCGTCGCCCCGGCAGAGACTCCGGGCGTGCACCCGTATGTCATCGAGGCGACAACTGGAGCCCTCATGCTCGTTTCGCCTCGCTTCCGCCGCGCACGTGATGGCATTTTCGACACGGACTACTGGATGTACGGCGAGGACCTGCAGCTCTGTATCGACGCACACAGCGAGGGGATGACCGTGTTGATGGTCGACGCGCCACCGTCGCTGCACGTCAAAGGCGTCTCGAGCGGACTGCCCCGCAAGCCGCGTTCGAACGTCGAGTTCCACAGGGCCATGTACCTGTACTTCGTCAAGAACATGCACCCGTCCGTGGCTATGCGAGTCTTCGTGCGCGTTGCGGTCACGGGTCGGCTGCTCGTCTCCCTGGCACTGTCCGCGGCCACACGAGGTGTGCGCGAGCTCCGGAAGAATCGAGGTCTTCGCGCATGA
- a CDS encoding LPXTG cell wall anchor domain-containing protein, with product MKSLRTKIAAVILTAAALVAAPAAAQAYVPTPGDPEATTSGAPVPGGTVTLVATAFDGNTPISFVVTGENGAGITQASVKLAISSSPTFSTTTNAAGNASFNVKLPSNATGTYDVAVTGQKNGVTVTETTSFAVGTGSGGTGSGTGLPATGVDSGSLMGVWIGGGVLLLGGLAVTVFAVRRQRQGA from the coding sequence ATGAAGAGCCTTCGCACCAAGATCGCAGCGGTCATCCTGACCGCTGCCGCCCTCGTTGCCGCTCCCGCGGCAGCGCAGGCTTATGTCCCCACACCCGGCGACCCCGAGGCGACCACCTCGGGCGCTCCTGTTCCCGGCGGCACGGTGACGCTCGTCGCCACCGCCTTCGACGGCAACACCCCGATCAGCTTCGTCGTCACCGGCGAGAACGGCGCGGGCATCACTCAGGCCTCGGTCAAGCTGGCCATCAGCTCGTCGCCGACGTTCAGTACGACGACTAATGCAGCGGGCAACGCGTCCTTCAACGTCAAGCTGCCCTCGAACGCCACCGGCACGTACGACGTGGCGGTCACCGGTCAGAAGAACGGCGTCACGGTCACCGAGACGACCAGCTTCGCGGTAGGCACCGGAAGCGGCGGCACCGGCTCGGGCACGGGTCTTCCCGCGACCGGTGTCGACAGCGGTTCGCTGATGGGCGTCTGGATCGGCGGCGGCGTGCTGCTGCTCGGTGGCCTCGCGGTCACCGTGTTCGCCGTGCGTCGTCAGCGCCAGGGCGCCTGA
- the tuf gene encoding elongation factor Tu — protein MAKAKFERTKPHVNIGTIGHVDHGKTTLTAAISKVLADKFPSATNVQRDFASIDSAPEERQRGITINISHVEYETPKRHYAHVDAPGHADYIKNMITGAAQMDGAILVVAATDGPMAQTREHVLLAKQVGVPYLLVALNKSDMVDDEEILELVELEVRELLSSQDFDGDNAPVVRVSGLKALEGDEKWVNSIVELMEAVDESIPDPVRDKDKPFLMPIEDVFTITGRGTVVTGRAERGTLAINSEVEIVGIRPTQKTIVTGIEMFHKQLDEAWAGENCGLLLRGTKRDDVERGQVVVKPGSVTPHTNFEGTAYILSKEEGGRHNPFFTNYRPQFYFRTTDVTGVITLPEGTEMVMPGDTTEMSVELIQPIAMEEGLGFAIREGGRTVGAGTVTKILK, from the coding sequence GTGGCTAAGGCCAAGTTCGAGCGGACCAAGCCGCACGTGAACATCGGAACGATCGGTCACGTCGACCACGGCAAGACCACGCTCACCGCCGCGATCTCGAAGGTGCTCGCCGACAAGTTCCCGTCGGCCACCAACGTGCAGCGCGACTTCGCGTCGATCGACTCCGCTCCCGAAGAGCGCCAGCGCGGCATCACGATCAACATCTCGCACGTCGAGTACGAGACGCCCAAGCGTCACTACGCTCACGTCGACGCTCCCGGTCACGCTGACTACATCAAGAACATGATCACCGGTGCCGCTCAGATGGACGGCGCGATCCTCGTGGTCGCCGCCACCGACGGCCCGATGGCTCAGACCCGCGAGCACGTGCTGCTGGCCAAGCAGGTCGGCGTGCCGTACCTGCTCGTCGCCCTGAACAAGAGCGACATGGTCGACGACGAGGAGATCCTGGAGCTCGTCGAGCTCGAGGTCCGCGAGCTGCTGTCGTCGCAGGACTTCGATGGCGACAACGCCCCCGTCGTCCGCGTCTCGGGCCTGAAGGCTCTCGAGGGCGACGAGAAGTGGGTCAACTCGATCGTCGAGCTCATGGAGGCCGTCGACGAGTCCATCCCGGACCCGGTGCGCGACAAGGACAAGCCGTTCCTGATGCCCATCGAGGACGTCTTCACGATCACCGGTCGTGGCACCGTCGTCACGGGCCGCGCCGAGCGTGGCACGCTGGCGATCAACTCCGAGGTCGAGATCGTCGGCATCCGCCCGACGCAGAAGACGATCGTCACCGGTATCGAGATGTTCCACAAGCAGCTCGACGAGGCGTGGGCCGGCGAGAACTGTGGTCTGCTCCTTCGCGGCACCAAGCGTGACGACGTCGAGCGCGGCCAGGTCGTCGTCAAGCCCGGTTCGGTCACCCCGCACACCAACTTCGAGGGCACGGCGTACATCCTGTCCAAGGAGGAGGGCGGCCGTCACAACCCGTTCTTCACGAACTACCGCCCGCAGTTCTACTTCCGTACCACGGACGTGACCGGCGTCATCACGCTGCCCGAGGGCACCGAGATGGTCATGCCCGGTGACACCACGGAGATGTCGGTCGAGCTCATCCAGCCGATCGCCATGGAAGAGGGCCTCGGCTTCGCGATCCGTGAGGGTGGCCGCACCGTCGGCGCCGGCACGGTGACCAAGATCCTCAAGTAA
- a CDS encoding lipopolysaccharide biosynthesis protein — protein MLRRFSVSVGSRLISAVAQAVFLFVLARALGPTNMGLFSIALGTCAFILGLLDWGMTTRALRLAHDPDAPAYLGLTFIVRVSASIVVPMGAAVAAAATQPDISTGWVLLAGALFALGESSGELANALWQGRLSAGRAAGWTIGRRLTALAPLVFGIAPITALLGASLSGLIGSITLAVAIKRHRSTPMRTREFLRRNAPLAVTALGPQISQLDGSVVGLTAGAASAGLYSVAARLNAPLNIIIGTLVQVFVPVLVRQESHQARLRLFVRTRWIVLALASVVAAGAIFAPQLTVLFFGPAYAEASPIVAGVFIGSALSGVSQFHLAWFYGTEMPRRVPQLMIGWSVISLLLVAGVGVVFGTAELGAAYVASQAILSLGLWIIWRANRSGSENPTGTNGT, from the coding sequence ATGCTGCGCAGGTTCTCTGTATCGGTCGGCAGCCGCTTGATCAGCGCTGTCGCGCAGGCGGTGTTCCTCTTCGTTCTCGCACGCGCTCTCGGTCCCACCAACATGGGCCTCTTCAGCATTGCGCTCGGTACATGCGCGTTCATACTGGGCTTGCTCGACTGGGGCATGACGACGCGAGCACTTCGACTGGCACACGATCCCGATGCTCCGGCGTACTTGGGTCTCACCTTCATCGTCCGAGTCTCGGCGTCGATCGTCGTCCCGATGGGTGCGGCGGTCGCCGCCGCAGCAACGCAACCGGATATCTCAACCGGCTGGGTCCTTCTTGCTGGGGCATTGTTCGCACTGGGTGAATCGAGCGGGGAACTGGCCAATGCGCTGTGGCAAGGACGATTGTCGGCCGGGAGGGCGGCAGGTTGGACGATCGGTCGCCGCCTGACCGCCCTGGCGCCCCTCGTGTTCGGCATCGCGCCGATCACCGCTCTCCTCGGTGCTTCACTGAGCGGCCTGATCGGCAGCATCACTCTCGCCGTCGCGATTAAGCGGCACCGCTCGACCCCGATGCGCACGCGCGAGTTCCTGCGCCGGAACGCACCGCTGGCGGTGACTGCTCTGGGCCCACAGATCAGTCAACTCGACGGATCCGTCGTCGGGCTGACGGCTGGTGCGGCTTCGGCCGGGCTCTACAGCGTCGCCGCGCGGTTGAACGCCCCCCTCAACATCATCATCGGAACTCTGGTCCAGGTCTTTGTTCCCGTACTCGTTCGCCAGGAGTCGCACCAGGCGCGGCTGAGGCTGTTCGTTCGGACCCGGTGGATCGTCCTCGCCCTCGCCAGTGTCGTGGCCGCCGGCGCCATCTTCGCGCCCCAGCTCACGGTCCTGTTCTTCGGCCCTGCGTATGCAGAGGCCTCGCCCATCGTCGCGGGCGTCTTCATCGGTTCCGCTTTGTCAGGGGTGTCCCAGTTCCATCTCGCCTGGTTCTACGGGACGGAGATGCCGCGGCGGGTTCCCCAGCTGATGATCGGATGGTCGGTGATATCCCTGCTCCTTGTGGCTGGCGTGGGTGTCGTCTTCGGCACCGCTGAGCTCGGGGCAGCCTACGTCGCTTCTCAGGCGATCCTCTCACTCGGTCTCTGGATCATCTGGCGCGCGAATCGCTCCGGGTCGGAGAACCCGACCGGTACGAACGGAACGTAG